One window of the Enterobacter huaxiensis genome contains the following:
- the ilvY gene encoding HTH-type transcriptional activator IlvY codes for MDLRDLKMFLHLAESRHFGRSARAMHVSPSTLSRQIQRLEEDLGQPLFVRDNRTVTLTEAGEELRVFAQQTLLQYQQLRHTIDQQGPSLSGELHIFCSVTAAYSHLPPILDRFRAEHPSVEIKLTTGDAADAMEKVVTGEADLAIAGKPETLPGAVAFSMLENLAVVLIAPALPCPVRNQVSVEKPDWSTVPFIMADQGPVRRRIELWFRRQKISNPSIYATVGGHEAMVSMVALGCGVALLPEVVLENSPEPVRNRVMILERSDEKTPFELGVCAQKKRLHEPLIDAFWKILPNH; via the coding sequence GTGGATTTACGCGACCTGAAAATGTTCCTGCACCTGGCGGAAAGCCGTCACTTTGGCCGCAGCGCCCGGGCGATGCACGTCAGCCCCTCCACGCTTTCGCGCCAGATCCAGCGCCTTGAGGAAGACCTCGGCCAGCCCCTTTTTGTGCGCGATAACCGCACCGTCACCCTCACCGAAGCCGGGGAAGAACTGCGCGTCTTTGCCCAGCAGACCTTGCTACAGTACCAGCAGCTGCGGCACACCATTGACCAGCAGGGGCCGTCGCTTTCCGGCGAGCTCCATATTTTTTGCTCCGTGACCGCGGCCTATAGCCATCTGCCGCCCATCCTCGATCGCTTTCGCGCGGAGCATCCGTCGGTTGAAATTAAACTCACCACCGGCGACGCTGCGGACGCCATGGAGAAAGTCGTTACGGGTGAAGCCGATCTCGCCATTGCCGGAAAGCCCGAAACCCTGCCGGGGGCGGTGGCATTCTCAATGCTGGAAAATCTGGCGGTGGTGCTGATTGCCCCTGCGCTGCCCTGCCCGGTGCGTAATCAGGTGTCGGTGGAGAAACCGGACTGGTCTACGGTACCGTTTATCATGGCCGATCAGGGGCCGGTTCGCCGCCGCATTGAGCTGTGGTTCCGCCGTCAGAAGATCAGCAACCCGTCGATTTATGCAACGGTCGGCGGCCATGAGGCGATGGTGTCGATGGTGGCGCTGGGCTGCGGCGTGGCGCTCCTGCCGGAAGTGGTGCTGGAGAACAGCCCGGAGCCGGTGCGCAACCGCGTGATGATTTTAGAGCGTAGCGACGAGAAAACGCCGTTTGAGCTTGGCGTTTGCGCACAAAAAAAGCGGCTGCATGAGCCGCTTATTGATGCGTTCTGGAAGATTTTGCCGAACCACTAA
- the ilvA gene encoding threonine ammonia-lyase, biosynthetic, translated as MAESQPLSAAPEGAEYLRAVLRAPVYEAVQVTPLQKMEKLSSRLDNVILVKREDRQPVHSFKLRGAYAMMAGLTDEQKARGVITASAGNHAQGVAFSSARLGLKALIVMPVATADIKVDAVRGFGGEVLLHGANFDEAKAKAIELAQQQGFTWVPPFDHPMVIAGQGTLALELLQQDAHLDRVFVPVGGGGLAAGVAVLIKQLMPQIKVIAVEAEDSACLKAALDAGHPVDLPRVGLFAEGVAVKRIGDETFRLCQEYLDDIITVDSDAICAAMKDLFEDVRAVAEPSGALALAGMKKYVAQHNIRGERLAHVLSGANVNFHGLRYVSERCELGEQREALLAVTIPEEKGSFLKFCQLLGGRSVTEFNYRFADAKDACIFVGVRLSRGVEERKEILHLLHEGGYSVVDLSDDEMAKLHVRYMVGGRPSKPLKERLFSFEFPESPGALLKFLHTLGTHWNISLFHYRSHGTDYGRVLAAFELGEHEPDFETRLNELGYECHDETHNPAFRFFLAG; from the coding sequence ATGGCCGAGTCACAACCCTTATCCGCCGCCCCCGAGGGGGCGGAATATCTCAGAGCGGTGCTACGCGCGCCGGTCTATGAAGCCGTGCAGGTCACCCCCCTGCAGAAAATGGAAAAACTTTCGTCGCGCCTCGACAACGTGATTCTGGTGAAGCGCGAAGACCGTCAGCCGGTGCACAGCTTCAAGCTGCGCGGCGCCTACGCGATGATGGCCGGGCTGACCGATGAGCAGAAAGCGCGCGGCGTCATTACCGCCTCGGCGGGCAACCACGCGCAGGGCGTGGCGTTCTCGTCTGCCCGCTTAGGGCTGAAGGCGCTGATCGTGATGCCCGTCGCCACGGCGGATATCAAAGTCGACGCGGTGCGCGGTTTTGGCGGCGAAGTACTGCTCCACGGCGCTAACTTTGACGAAGCAAAAGCCAAAGCGATTGAGCTGGCGCAGCAGCAGGGTTTCACTTGGGTGCCGCCGTTCGATCACCCGATGGTGATTGCCGGGCAGGGCACGCTGGCGCTTGAGCTGCTGCAGCAGGATGCCCACCTGGACCGCGTGTTTGTGCCGGTCGGCGGCGGCGGCCTGGCTGCGGGCGTCGCGGTGCTGATCAAACAGCTGATGCCGCAGATTAAAGTGATTGCCGTTGAAGCGGAAGACTCCGCCTGCCTGAAGGCGGCGCTGGATGCCGGTCATCCGGTGGACCTGCCGCGCGTCGGGCTGTTTGCCGAAGGCGTGGCGGTGAAACGCATCGGGGATGAAACCTTCCGCCTGTGCCAGGAGTATCTCGACGACATCATCACCGTCGACAGCGACGCCATCTGCGCGGCGATGAAAGATCTGTTCGAGGATGTGCGCGCGGTGGCGGAGCCGTCCGGCGCGCTGGCGCTGGCGGGCATGAAAAAATACGTCGCGCAGCACAACATTCGCGGCGAGCGGCTGGCGCACGTGCTGTCTGGTGCGAACGTGAACTTCCACGGTCTGCGCTACGTTTCCGAGCGCTGCGAGCTGGGCGAACAGCGTGAAGCGCTGCTGGCGGTGACTATCCCGGAAGAGAAGGGCAGCTTCCTGAAGTTCTGCCAGCTGCTGGGCGGACGTTCGGTAACGGAGTTCAACTACCGCTTTGCCGATGCCAAAGACGCCTGCATTTTTGTTGGCGTGCGCCTGAGCCGCGGCGTAGAAGAACGTAAAGAGATCCTCCACCTGCTCCATGAGGGTGGCTACAGCGTGGTCGATCTCTCTGACGATGAAATGGCGAAGCTGCACGTGCGCTATATGGTCGGCGGGCGTCCGTCGAAGCCGCTAAAGGAGCGACTGTTCAGCTTCGAGTTCCCGGAATCGCCGGGCGCGCTGCTCAAGTTCCTGCATACTCTTGGAACACACTGGAACATTTCCCTGTTCCACTACCGCAGCCACGGCACCGACTACGGCCGCGTGCTGGCGGCGTTCGAGCTGGGCGAGCACGAGCCGGATTTCGAAACGCGGCTGAACGAGCTGGGCTATGAGTGTCACGACGAAACCCACAACCCGGCGTTCAGGTTCTTCCTGGCGGGCTAA
- the ilvD gene encoding dihydroxy-acid dehydratase codes for MPKYRSATTTHGRNMAGARALWRATGMTDADFGKPIIAVVNSFTQFVPGHVHLRDLGKLVAEQIEASGGVAKEFNTIAVDDGIAMGHGGMLYSLPSRELIADSVEYMVNAHCADAMVCISNCDKITPGMLMASLRLNIPVIFVSGGPMEAGKTKLSDKIIKLDLVDAMIQGADPKVSDEQSDQVERSACPTCGSCSGMFTANSMNCLTEALGLSQPGNGSLLATHADRKQLFLNAGKRIVELTKRYYEQDDASALPRNIASKAAFENAMTLDIAMGGSTNTVLHLLAAAQEAEIDFTMTDIDQLSRKVPQLCKVAPSTPKYHMEDVHRAGGVLGILGELDRAGLLNRDVKNILGLTLPQTLDQYDVMLTNDESVKSMFRAGPAGIRTTQAFSQDCRWDTLDDDRAEGCIRSLEHAYSKDGGLAVLYGNFAENGCIVKTAGVDDSILKFTGPAKVYESQDDAVEAILGGKVVAGDVVVIRYEGPKGGPGMQEMLYPTTFLKSMGLGKACALITDGRFSGGTSGLSIGHVSPEAASGGNIAIIEDGDLIEIDIPNRGIQLKLSDQEIAARREAQDARGDKAWTPKDRQREVSFALRAYATLATSADKGAVRDKSKLGG; via the coding sequence ATGCCTAAGTATCGTTCAGCCACCACCACCCACGGCCGTAATATGGCGGGTGCCCGCGCGCTGTGGCGCGCCACCGGGATGACCGACGCCGATTTCGGCAAGCCGATTATCGCCGTAGTGAACTCCTTCACCCAGTTCGTACCGGGCCACGTGCACCTGCGCGATCTCGGTAAGCTGGTTGCCGAGCAAATCGAAGCCTCCGGCGGCGTGGCGAAAGAGTTCAACACCATTGCGGTGGATGACGGTATCGCGATGGGGCACGGGGGCATGCTCTATTCACTGCCGTCGCGCGAGCTGATTGCGGATTCAGTGGAGTACATGGTTAACGCCCACTGCGCCGATGCGATGGTCTGCATCTCCAACTGCGACAAAATCACCCCGGGGATGCTGATGGCCTCCCTGCGCCTGAACATCCCGGTGATCTTCGTCTCCGGCGGCCCTATGGAAGCGGGGAAAACCAAGCTCTCCGACAAAATCATCAAGCTTGACCTGGTTGATGCGATGATTCAGGGCGCGGACCCTAAAGTCTCTGACGAGCAGAGCGACCAGGTGGAACGCTCCGCGTGCCCGACCTGCGGCTCCTGTTCCGGGATGTTCACGGCGAACTCCATGAACTGCCTGACCGAAGCGCTGGGCCTGTCTCAGCCGGGCAACGGTTCGCTGCTGGCGACCCACGCCGACCGTAAGCAGCTGTTCCTCAACGCCGGTAAGCGCATCGTTGAGCTGACCAAGCGCTACTACGAGCAGGACGACGCCAGCGCGCTGCCGCGCAACATCGCCAGTAAAGCCGCGTTTGAGAACGCCATGACGCTGGATATCGCCATGGGCGGTTCCACCAATACCGTTCTGCACCTGCTGGCCGCGGCACAGGAAGCGGAAATTGATTTCACCATGACGGATATCGACCAGCTGTCCCGCAAAGTGCCGCAGCTGTGTAAGGTTGCACCAAGCACCCCTAAATATCATATGGAAGACGTTCACCGTGCCGGTGGCGTGCTGGGGATCCTGGGCGAGCTGGATCGTGCCGGACTGTTGAACCGTGACGTAAAAAATATTCTCGGCCTGACGTTGCCGCAAACGCTGGATCAGTACGATGTAATGCTCACCAACGATGAGTCAGTGAAAAGCATGTTCCGCGCCGGCCCTGCGGGCATTCGCACCACACAGGCGTTCTCGCAGGACTGCCGCTGGGACACCCTAGACGACGATCGCGCTGAAGGCTGTATCCGCTCGCTGGAGCACGCCTACAGCAAAGACGGCGGCCTGGCCGTGCTGTACGGTAACTTCGCGGAAAACGGCTGCATCGTGAAAACCGCGGGCGTGGACGACAGCATCCTGAAATTCACCGGCCCGGCAAAAGTGTACGAAAGCCAGGACGATGCCGTTGAAGCCATCCTCGGCGGCAAAGTGGTGGCGGGTGATGTGGTCGTTATTCGCTACGAAGGGCCGAAAGGCGGTCCAGGCATGCAGGAGATGCTCTACCCAACTACCTTCCTGAAATCCATGGGCCTCGGTAAAGCCTGTGCGCTGATCACCGACGGGCGTTTCTCCGGCGGAACCTCCGGCCTCTCTATCGGCCACGTGTCGCCGGAAGCGGCAAGCGGCGGCAACATCGCGATCATCGAAGATGGCGACCTGATCGAAATCGATATTCCGAATCGCGGCATCCAGCTGAAGCTGAGCGACCAGGAAATTGCGGCCCGTCGCGAAGCGCAGGATGCACGCGGCGACAAAGCCTGGACGCCGAAAGATCGCCAGCGTGAAGTCTCCTTCGCCCTGCGCGCGTACGCGACCCTTGCCACCAGTGCGGATAAAGGCGCGGTGCGCGATAAATCTAAACTTGGGGGCTAA
- the ilvE gene encoding branched-chain-amino-acid transaminase, whose amino-acid sequence MTTKKADYIWFNGEMVRWEDAKVHVMSHALHYGTSVFEGIRCYDSHKGPVVFRHREHMQRLHDSAKIYRFPVSQSVDELMEACRDVIRKNNLTSAYIRPLVFVGDVGMGVNPPAGYNTDVIIAAFPWGAYLGAEALEQGIDAMVSSWNRVAPNTIPTAAKAGGNYLSSLLVGSEARRHGYQEGIALDVNGYISEGAGENLFEVKDGILFTPPFTSSALPGITRDAIIKLAKDLGIEVREQVLSRESLYLADEVFMSGTAAEITPVRSVDGIQVGEGRCGPVTKRIQQAFFGLFTGETEDKYGWLDQVNH is encoded by the coding sequence ATGACGACAAAAAAAGCTGATTACATTTGGTTCAACGGTGAGATGGTTCGCTGGGAGGACGCGAAGGTCCACGTGATGTCCCACGCGCTGCACTACGGTACCTCCGTGTTTGAAGGCATCCGCTGCTACGATTCTCACAAAGGGCCAGTGGTGTTCCGCCATCGCGAACACATGCAGCGTCTGCATGACTCAGCCAAAATTTATCGTTTCCCGGTTTCCCAGAGCGTTGACGAGCTGATGGAAGCCTGCCGCGACGTGATCCGTAAGAACAACCTGACCAGCGCCTACATTCGTCCGCTGGTCTTCGTGGGCGACGTGGGCATGGGCGTGAACCCGCCAGCCGGATATAACACCGATGTGATCATTGCTGCGTTCCCGTGGGGCGCCTACCTGGGCGCTGAAGCGCTGGAGCAGGGGATCGATGCAATGGTTTCTTCCTGGAACCGCGTTGCGCCAAACACCATTCCGACCGCCGCGAAAGCGGGCGGTAACTATCTTTCCTCGCTGCTGGTTGGCAGCGAAGCGCGCCGCCACGGCTATCAGGAAGGTATCGCGCTGGACGTGAATGGCTATATCTCCGAAGGCGCGGGCGAAAACCTGTTTGAAGTAAAAGACGGCATTCTGTTCACCCCTCCGTTCACCTCTTCCGCGCTGCCGGGCATTACCCGCGACGCCATCATCAAGCTGGCGAAAGACCTCGGTATCGAAGTGCGCGAGCAGGTGCTGTCCCGTGAATCTCTGTACCTGGCCGATGAAGTGTTCATGTCCGGTACCGCGGCTGAAATCACGCCGGTGCGCAGCGTAGACGGTATCCAGGTGGGCGAAGGCCGCTGTGGCCCGGTCACCAAACGCATTCAGCAAGCCTTCTTTGGCCTCTTCACCGGCGAAACAGAAGATAAATACGGCTGGTTAGATCAGGTTAATCACTAA
- the ilvM gene encoding acetolactate synthase 2 small subunit, whose translation MMQHQVAVQARFNPETLERVLRVVRHRGFQICSMNMETATDAQNISIELTVASPRSVDLLFSQLSKLVDVAHVAICQSTTTSQPIRA comes from the coding sequence ATGATGCAGCATCAGGTCGCCGTACAGGCTCGCTTTAACCCGGAAACCTTAGAACGCGTTTTGCGCGTGGTGCGCCATCGTGGTTTTCAGATTTGCTCTATGAATATGGAGACGGCCACTGACGCCCAGAACATCAGTATCGAATTAACCGTTGCCAGCCCGCGGTCGGTCGACTTACTGTTTAGTCAATTATCAAAGCTGGTAGACGTTGCCCATGTTGCCATCTGCCAGAGCACAACCACATCACAACCAATCCGCGCTTGA
- the ilvG gene encoding acetolactate synthase 2 catalytic subunit, with protein sequence MNGAQWVVHALRAQGVETVFGYPGGAIMPIYDALYDGGVEHLLCRHEQGAAMAAIGYARATGNTGVCMATSGPGATNLITGLADALLDSVPVVAITGQVASPFIGTDAFQEVDVLGLSLACTKHSFLVQSLEELPRVMAEAFEVASSGRPGPVLVDIPKDIQVALGDLEPHFSTVESDNAVPHAEIEEARLMLAQAKQPMLYVGGGVGMAQAVPALRTFIATTQMPATCTLKGLGAVEADYPYYLGMLGMHGTKAANLAVQECDLLIAVGARFDDRVTGKLNTFAPNAKVIHMDIDPAEMNKLRQAHVALQGDLNALLPALQQPLDIDAWRQHAADMRTEHAWRYDHPGEAIYAPLLLKQLSDRKPADSVVTTDVGQHQMWSAQHMTYTRPENFITSSGLGTMGFGLPAAVGAQVARPNDTVICISGDGSFMMNVQELGTVKRKQLPLKIVLLDNQRLGMVRQWQQLFFQERYSETTLTDNPDFLTLASAFGIPGQHITRKDQVEAALDTMLNSDGPYLLHVSIDELENVWPLVPPGASNSQMMEKLS encoded by the coding sequence ATGAATGGTGCACAGTGGGTAGTACATGCGTTGCGCGCACAGGGAGTCGAGACAGTCTTCGGTTATCCGGGTGGCGCAATTATGCCGATTTACGATGCATTGTATGACGGCGGCGTGGAACACCTGTTGTGCCGACACGAGCAGGGCGCAGCGATGGCGGCAATTGGCTATGCACGCGCCACGGGTAACACGGGTGTCTGCATGGCTACCTCTGGTCCTGGCGCAACCAACCTGATCACCGGCCTGGCTGACGCCCTGCTCGATTCCGTTCCCGTTGTCGCCATCACCGGCCAGGTAGCTTCACCCTTCATCGGCACCGATGCCTTCCAGGAAGTAGATGTGCTCGGGTTGTCGCTGGCCTGCACCAAACACAGTTTCCTCGTTCAGTCTCTGGAAGAACTGCCGCGCGTGATGGCAGAAGCGTTTGAAGTCGCGAGTTCAGGCCGCCCCGGGCCGGTGCTGGTTGATATTCCTAAGGATATCCAGGTTGCCCTCGGCGATCTGGAGCCACACTTCTCTACCGTTGAAAGCGACAACGCGGTTCCCCATGCGGAAATCGAAGAGGCTCGCCTGATGCTGGCGCAGGCGAAACAGCCGATGCTGTACGTCGGCGGTGGCGTCGGCATGGCGCAGGCCGTTCCCGCGCTGCGTACATTTATCGCAACAACGCAGATGCCGGCCACCTGCACGCTGAAAGGTCTGGGCGCAGTAGAAGCTGACTACCCGTACTACCTGGGCATGCTGGGGATGCACGGCACTAAAGCGGCAAACCTGGCGGTGCAGGAGTGCGATTTGCTCATCGCCGTCGGTGCCCGTTTTGACGACCGCGTCACCGGCAAGCTGAACACCTTTGCGCCGAACGCTAAAGTCATCCATATGGATATCGACCCGGCGGAGATGAACAAGCTGCGTCAGGCACACGTCGCGCTGCAGGGCGATCTCAATGCGCTGTTACCGGCGCTGCAGCAGCCGCTGGACATTGACGCGTGGCGTCAGCACGCCGCGGATATGCGCACTGAACACGCCTGGCGTTACGACCATCCTGGTGAGGCCATCTACGCGCCGCTGCTGCTGAAGCAGCTGTCCGACCGTAAACCAGCCGACAGTGTGGTAACGACGGATGTGGGCCAGCATCAGATGTGGTCCGCGCAGCACATGACCTACACCCGCCCGGAAAACTTCATCACCTCCAGCGGCCTTGGCACCATGGGCTTCGGTCTGCCAGCAGCCGTTGGCGCGCAGGTCGCCCGCCCGAACGATACCGTTATCTGTATCTCCGGTGACGGCTCCTTCATGATGAACGTTCAGGAGCTCGGCACCGTTAAGCGTAAGCAGTTACCGCTGAAAATCGTGCTGCTCGATAACCAGCGTTTGGGCATGGTTCGCCAGTGGCAGCAGCTCTTCTTCCAGGAGCGCTACAGCGAAACGACACTGACCGATAACCCCGATTTCCTCACCCTGGCCAGCGCCTTTGGCATCCCTGGCCAGCACATCACCCGCAAAGACCAGGTTGAAGCGGCGCTCGATACCATGCTGAACAGCGATGGACCATACCTGCTGCATGTCTCAATCGACGAACTTGAGAACGTCTGGCCGTTGGTACCGCCCGGTGCCAGTAACTCACAAATGATGGAGAAATTATCATGA
- the ilvX gene encoding peptide IlvX, whose amino-acid sequence MTTSTKFCFLRFMTGN is encoded by the coding sequence ATGACAACTAGCACAAAATTCTGTTTCTTACGATTTATGACGGGGAACTAA
- the ilvL gene encoding ilv operon leader peptide translates to MTALLRVISLVVISVVVIIIPPCGAALGRGKA, encoded by the coding sequence ATGACAGCCCTTCTACGAGTGATTAGCCTGGTCGTGATTAGCGTGGTGGTGATTATTATCCCACCGTGCGGGGCTGCACTTGGACGAGGAAAGGCTTAA
- a CDS encoding YifB family Mg chelatase-like AAA ATPase codes for MSLSVVFTRAALGVKAPLISVEVHLSNGLPGLTLVGLPETTVKEARDRVRSAIINSGYAFPAKKITINLAPADLPKEGGRYDLPIAIALLAASEQLKTTRLGSYEFIGELALTGSLRGVPGAISGALEAIRAGRQIIVANENASEVSLIAEKGCLIAGHLQEVCAYLEGRHELSEPEESDVVFPDAKEDLSEIMGQEQGKRALEVTAAGGHNLLLIGPPGTGKTMLASRLSGLLPPLNNQEALESAAIYSLISSTSLHKQWRRRPFRSPHHSASLTAMVGGGSIPGPGEISLAHNGILFLDELPEFERRVLDALREPIESGEIHISRTRAKISYPAQFQLVAAMNPSPTGHYQGNHNRCTTEQTLRYLGKLSGPFLDRFDLSLEIPLPPPGLLRQTSSKGECSANVRERVMAAQVRQFARQNRLNARLDNAGIRQFCSLNTEDAVWLEETLTRFGLSIRAWQRLLKVARTLADVEGCDDIERKHLQEALSYRAIDRLLLHLQKLLG; via the coding sequence ATGTCACTGTCAGTTGTTTTTACGCGAGCGGCCCTGGGAGTGAAGGCGCCGCTTATTTCCGTGGAGGTCCATTTGAGCAATGGGCTGCCGGGACTCACGCTGGTCGGGTTACCTGAAACAACGGTTAAAGAGGCCAGGGATCGGGTTCGCAGTGCGATTATAAATAGCGGTTATGCCTTTCCGGCGAAAAAGATCACCATCAACCTTGCACCTGCCGATCTTCCCAAAGAGGGAGGGCGATATGATTTACCTATCGCTATAGCGCTTCTCGCAGCCTCTGAGCAGCTTAAGACGACCAGGTTAGGCTCGTATGAGTTCATTGGTGAACTGGCGCTCACGGGCTCGCTAAGAGGCGTTCCCGGCGCCATCTCCGGGGCGCTGGAAGCCATACGCGCAGGGCGGCAAATCATTGTTGCCAATGAAAATGCGTCAGAAGTGAGTCTTATCGCGGAGAAGGGGTGTCTCATCGCTGGGCATTTACAAGAGGTTTGCGCGTATCTGGAGGGCCGGCACGAACTGTCCGAACCGGAGGAGAGCGACGTGGTCTTCCCTGATGCAAAGGAGGATCTCAGCGAGATTATGGGGCAGGAGCAAGGTAAGCGTGCGTTAGAGGTGACGGCCGCGGGCGGGCACAACCTTTTACTGATTGGCCCACCCGGCACGGGTAAAACCATGCTGGCGAGCAGGCTGAGCGGTTTGCTTCCCCCGCTCAATAATCAGGAAGCACTGGAAAGCGCGGCCATATACAGTCTTATCAGTTCAACGTCCCTGCATAAACAGTGGCGGCGTCGCCCTTTTCGCTCCCCGCACCATAGTGCTTCACTCACTGCGATGGTCGGTGGAGGGTCAATTCCTGGCCCGGGTGAGATTTCGCTGGCGCATAACGGGATCCTGTTTCTCGATGAATTGCCAGAATTTGAGCGTCGCGTGTTGGATGCGCTGCGAGAGCCCATTGAATCCGGTGAAATCCATATCTCACGCACGCGAGCCAAAATTAGCTATCCCGCCCAGTTTCAGCTCGTCGCAGCGATGAACCCCAGCCCTACCGGCCACTATCAGGGCAATCATAATCGCTGTACGACAGAACAGACGCTGCGGTATCTGGGGAAGCTATCAGGCCCGTTCCTCGACCGTTTCGATTTATCACTGGAGATCCCTCTGCCACCGCCCGGTTTGCTCAGGCAGACGAGCAGCAAAGGCGAATGTTCGGCAAACGTACGCGAACGCGTGATGGCTGCCCAGGTGCGGCAGTTTGCTCGCCAAAACAGGCTTAATGCACGGCTGGATAACGCGGGGATACGTCAGTTCTGTTCTCTCAATACGGAGGATGCTGTCTGGCTGGAAGAGACGTTGACGCGGTTTGGTCTTTCCATACGTGCATGGCAACGCTTATTGAAGGTGGCAAGAACCCTTGCTGACGTGGAGGGGTGTGATGATATTGAGAGGAAGCATCTGCAGGAAGCTTTAAGCTATCGGGCTATCGATCGTTTGCTACTGCATCTGCAAAAACTGCTGGGATAA
- a CDS encoding DUF413 domain-containing protein, with amino-acid sequence MAESFTTTNRFFDNKHYPRGFSRHGDFTIKEAQLLERHGYAFNELDLGKREPSTEDEKQFVSVCRGEREPESEAERVWIKYMARIKRPKRFHTLSGGKPQMEGAEDYTESDD; translated from the coding sequence ATGGCGGAAAGCTTTACGACGACTAATCGTTTTTTCGACAATAAACATTATCCGCGCGGGTTCTCTCGTCACGGCGATTTCACCATCAAAGAAGCTCAGCTGCTTGAGCGCCATGGTTATGCCTTTAACGAGCTGGATCTGGGTAAACGTGAACCTTCAACCGAAGACGAAAAGCAGTTTGTCTCTGTTTGCCGCGGTGAGCGTGAGCCGGAGTCTGAAGCAGAACGTGTGTGGATCAAGTACATGGCACGCATTAAGCGTCCAAAGCGCTTCCATACGCTGTCTGGCGGTAAGCCGCAGATGGAAGGTGCAGAAGACTACACCGAGTCTGACGACTAA
- the hdfR gene encoding HTH-type transcriptional regulator HdfR, with translation MDTELLKTFLEVSRTRHFGRAAEALYLTQSAVSFRIRQLENQLGVNLFTRHRNNIRLTPAGEKLLPYAETLMSTWQAARKEVAHTSRHNEFSIGASASLWECMLSQWLTRLYRSHNHLQFEARIAQRQSLVKQLHERQLDLLITTEAPKMDEFSSQIVGQFGLALYASEPSLMKADLNYLRLEWGPDFQQHEAGLIASDDVPQLTTSSAEIACQQLALLKGCTWLPTRWADNKAGLHTVTDSTTLSRPLYAIWLQNSDKQSQIKDLLKINIMD, from the coding sequence GTGGATACGGAATTGCTAAAAACTTTCCTTGAAGTGAGCAGAACACGCCACTTTGGGCGAGCAGCTGAAGCCCTTTACCTGACGCAGTCAGCCGTCAGTTTTCGTATTCGACAGCTGGAAAATCAACTGGGTGTGAACCTTTTTACTCGCCACCGCAACAATATTCGCCTTACGCCTGCAGGTGAAAAACTTCTCCCGTATGCGGAGACATTGATGAGCACCTGGCAGGCCGCGCGCAAAGAGGTGGCACATACCTCAAGGCATAATGAATTTTCTATTGGTGCCAGCGCATCGCTATGGGAATGCATGCTCAGCCAGTGGCTTACCCGACTATATCGCTCGCATAATCACCTGCAGTTTGAGGCCAGAATTGCGCAACGTCAGTCGCTGGTTAAGCAACTTCATGAACGTCAGCTGGATCTTCTTATCACGACAGAAGCCCCCAAGATGGATGAATTTAGCAGCCAGATTGTGGGCCAGTTCGGTCTTGCACTTTATGCTTCCGAGCCTTCGCTAATGAAGGCTGACCTCAACTATCTTCGTCTGGAGTGGGGACCCGATTTCCAGCAACATGAGGCAGGGTTAATTGCCAGCGATGATGTCCCGCAGTTGACGACGAGTTCGGCGGAAATCGCCTGTCAGCAGCTAGCGTTACTGAAAGGCTGCACCTGGTTACCGACTCGCTGGGCGGATAATAAGGCGGGGCTGCATACCGTCACCGATTCCACGACCCTCTCAAGGCCGCTGTATGCTATTTGGCTGCAAAACAGTGACAAGCAATCACAGATTAAAGATCTGTTGAAAATCAACATTATGGATTGA